A region of Cellulomonas sp. WB94 DNA encodes the following proteins:
- a CDS encoding ABC transporter substrate-binding protein, with protein MSSHLPPRPHRRTVLAGGLAALAALSLAACASSGQAATAPTTAGASGASAAEAPELRLGYFANITHAIPLIGVANGTFASSLGGTKLTTQIFNAGPAAVEAIFGGGIDAAYIGPNPSINAFAKSDGEAIRIIAGATSGGAQLVVRDGITSVEDLRGTTIATPQLGNTQDVALRAWLRSNGLQTSVKGGQNDLDIVPQENAQTLDLFKQGALDGAWVPEPWASRLVLDGGAHVLVDEADLWPDAQFVTTNLVVRTEFLTQYPGTVAKLLEAQLATTDWIAAHDAEARTQANDAIEALTSKKLSQQVLDRAWSNLTITNDPVASSVQTSADHAAEVGVSGKVDLHGIYDLTPLNDILRAHGLPPVSAAVLGTE; from the coding sequence ATGTCATCGCACCTCCCACCCCGTCCCCACCGTCGCACCGTCCTCGCCGGCGGCCTCGCGGCGCTCGCCGCCCTGAGCCTCGCTGCCTGCGCCTCCTCCGGTCAGGCGGCGACGGCGCCCACGACCGCGGGGGCGTCCGGCGCGTCTGCCGCCGAGGCGCCCGAGCTGCGTCTCGGGTACTTCGCGAACATCACCCACGCGATCCCGCTCATCGGCGTCGCGAACGGCACGTTCGCCTCCTCGCTCGGCGGCACGAAGCTGACGACCCAGATCTTCAACGCCGGGCCGGCCGCGGTCGAGGCGATCTTCGGGGGCGGGATCGACGCCGCCTACATCGGCCCGAACCCGTCGATCAACGCGTTCGCCAAGTCCGACGGCGAGGCGATCCGGATCATCGCGGGCGCGACGTCGGGCGGCGCCCAGCTCGTCGTGCGCGACGGGATCACCTCGGTCGAGGACCTGCGCGGCACGACCATCGCGACCCCGCAGCTCGGCAACACCCAGGACGTCGCGCTGCGCGCGTGGCTCAGGTCCAACGGGCTGCAGACGTCGGTCAAGGGCGGCCAGAACGACCTGGACATCGTTCCGCAGGAGAACGCCCAGACGCTCGACCTGTTCAAGCAGGGCGCCCTCGACGGCGCCTGGGTCCCCGAGCCGTGGGCGTCACGCCTCGTGCTCGACGGCGGCGCGCACGTGCTGGTCGACGAGGCCGACCTGTGGCCGGACGCCCAGTTCGTCACGACGAACCTCGTCGTGCGCACCGAGTTCCTCACGCAGTACCCCGGCACGGTCGCCAAGCTCCTCGAGGCGCAGCTGGCGACGACGGACTGGATCGCGGCGCACGACGCCGAGGCCAGGACGCAGGCCAACGACGCGATCGAGGCGCTGACGTCCAAGAAGCTCAGCCAGCAGGTCCTCGACCGCGCCTGGTCGAACCTGACGATCACGAACGACCCGGTCGCCAGCTCGGTGCAGACGTCCGCCGACCACGCGGCCGAGGTCGGCGTGTCCGGGAAGGTCGACCTGCATGGCATCTACGACCTGACCCCGCTCAACGACATCCTGCGGGCTCACGGGCTCCCACCCGTGTCTGCTGCCGTGCTCGGGACGGAGTAG
- a CDS encoding GTP-binding protein, whose protein sequence is MGTTQHHERDLLRLATAGSVDDGKSTLIGRLLYDTKSVLADQLAAVERASVARGGAVVDLALLTDGLRAEREQGITIDVAYRYFSTATRAFVLADTPGHVQYTRNMVTGASTAELAIVLVDARKGVLEQTRRHAAIAALLRVPHIVLAVNKMDLVGFDEATFRAIAADFARYAADLGVRDVQAIPLSALEGDNVVDASTRTPWYAGPTLLEHLEEVPVDRDPTTEAFRFPVQVVIRPRTAEHPDYRGYAGRVASGVVRVGDEVVVLPAGGRTRVVGIDTADGELTQAFAPQSVTLRLEDDLDVSRGDVLAPAGAPTVTGADLVGTVCWLSERAPAPGARVLVRIGTRTVRGLVRSVGSRLDIDNLTIDEGATTLALNEIGTVHVRLAEPVVLDAYAEHRRTGVFLLVDQADGSTLAAGMVGPSVLVAASDDPERCRTR, encoded by the coding sequence ATGGGAACGACGCAGCACCACGAGCGCGACCTGCTCCGGCTGGCCACGGCCGGATCGGTCGACGACGGCAAGAGCACGCTCATCGGCCGGCTCCTCTACGACACCAAGTCGGTGCTCGCCGACCAGCTCGCCGCGGTCGAGCGCGCGAGCGTGGCGCGCGGCGGGGCGGTCGTCGACCTCGCGCTGCTCACCGACGGGCTGCGGGCTGAGCGCGAGCAGGGCATCACGATCGACGTCGCGTACCGGTACTTCTCCACGGCCACCCGCGCGTTCGTGCTCGCGGACACCCCCGGCCACGTGCAGTACACGCGCAACATGGTGACCGGTGCGTCGACCGCCGAGCTCGCGATCGTGCTGGTGGACGCCCGCAAGGGGGTCCTCGAGCAGACCCGTCGTCACGCGGCCATCGCCGCGCTGCTGCGTGTCCCGCACATCGTCCTCGCCGTCAACAAGATGGACCTCGTCGGCTTCGACGAGGCGACGTTCCGGGCGATCGCCGCAGACTTCGCCCGGTACGCGGCGGACCTCGGGGTGCGCGACGTCCAGGCGATCCCGCTGTCGGCGCTCGAGGGTGACAACGTCGTCGACGCATCGACCCGCACGCCCTGGTACGCCGGCCCGACGCTCCTGGAGCACCTCGAGGAGGTCCCGGTCGACCGCGACCCGACGACCGAGGCGTTCCGGTTCCCCGTGCAGGTGGTCATCCGGCCCCGGACGGCGGAGCACCCGGACTACCGCGGGTACGCCGGTCGCGTCGCGTCCGGGGTCGTCCGGGTCGGCGACGAGGTCGTCGTGCTCCCTGCGGGGGGGCGCACCCGCGTGGTCGGGATCGACACCGCCGACGGTGAGCTCACGCAGGCGTTCGCGCCGCAGTCCGTGACACTCCGGCTCGAGGACGACCTCGACGTGTCCCGCGGCGACGTGCTCGCTCCGGCGGGTGCGCCGACCGTGACGGGTGCGGACCTCGTCGGCACGGTGTGCTGGCTGTCCGAGCGTGCGCCCGCACCGGGCGCTCGCGTGCTCGTGCGGATCGGTACGAGGACGGTGCGGGGCCTCGTGCGCAGTGTCGGGTCCCGGCTCGACATCGACAACCTGACCATCGACGAGGGCGCGACGACCCTCGCGCTCAACGAGATCGGCACGGTGCACGTGCGCCTCGCCGAGCCCGTCGTGCTCGACGCCTATGCGGAGCACCGTCGCACGGGCGTGTTCTTGCTGGTCGACCAGGCGGACGGCTCGACGCTCGCCGCCGGCATGGTCGGCCCGTCGGTCCTCGTGGCCGCCTCGGACGACCCCGAGCGATGTCGGACGCGGTAG
- the cysD gene encoding sulfate adenylyltransferase subunit CysD → MTTETTVTDARAATAPRRLTQLETLEAEAIHIFREVAGEFERPVVLFSGGKDSVVMLHLARKAFWPAPVPFTLLHVDTGHNFPEVIDYRDAVVAEHRLRLVVASVQDAIDAGAVRERPDGSRNALQTVPLLDAITTHRFDAVFGGGRRDEEKARAKERVFSLRDELGQWDPRRQRPELWDLYNGRHSPGEHVRVFPLSNWTELDVWRYIEREGIDLPTIYYAHERHVFLRDGMWLAPGDWGGPRGTETVERRTVRYRTVGDMSCTGAVESRALTVDDVIVEVAASRLTERGATRADDRASEAAMEDRKREGYF, encoded by the coding sequence ATGACGACGGAGACCACAGTGACCGATGCCCGCGCCGCCACGGCGCCCCGCAGGCTCACCCAGCTCGAGACGCTCGAGGCCGAGGCCATCCACATCTTCCGGGAGGTGGCCGGCGAGTTCGAGCGCCCGGTCGTGCTCTTCAGCGGCGGCAAGGACTCCGTCGTCATGCTCCACCTCGCGCGGAAGGCGTTCTGGCCGGCGCCGGTCCCGTTCACGCTGCTGCACGTCGACACGGGCCACAACTTCCCCGAGGTCATCGACTACCGCGATGCCGTCGTGGCCGAGCACCGCCTGCGGCTCGTCGTCGCGAGCGTGCAGGACGCGATCGACGCGGGGGCGGTCCGCGAGCGCCCCGACGGGTCCCGCAACGCGCTGCAGACGGTCCCCCTGCTCGACGCGATCACGACCCACCGGTTCGACGCCGTGTTCGGCGGCGGCCGCCGCGACGAGGAGAAGGCGCGCGCCAAGGAGCGCGTGTTCTCCCTGCGCGACGAGCTCGGACAGTGGGACCCGCGGCGCCAGCGCCCCGAGCTGTGGGACCTGTACAACGGCCGGCACAGCCCGGGCGAGCACGTCCGGGTCTTCCCGCTGTCGAACTGGACCGAGCTCGACGTCTGGCGCTACATCGAGCGCGAGGGCATCGACCTCCCGACGATCTACTACGCGCACGAGCGTCACGTGTTCCTGCGCGACGGGATGTGGCTCGCACCGGGCGACTGGGGTGGCCCGCGCGGGACCGAGACCGTCGAGCGACGCACCGTGCGCTACCGCACCGTCGGCGACATGAGCTGCACGGGTGCCGTCGAGTCCCGCGCGCTGACCGTCGACGACGTGATCGTCGAGGTCGCGGCGAGCCGGCTCACCGAACGCGGGGCGACCCGGGCCGACGACCGTGCGTCGGAGGCTGCCATGGAGGATCGCAAGCGCGAGGGGTACTTCTGA
- a CDS encoding phosphoadenylyl-sulfate reductase: MSAQLQDEVALRAIVADQGAKLEGAHPFDVLDWAGETFGPGLVVASSMGDEVLVHLAGRAVPGVDVIFLDTGYHFAETIGTRDAYAETTDITLRTILPLRTVAEQDAEHGPRLHDRDPNLCCALRKVEPLERGLAPYRAWVTGMRREDAPTRTDIAVVGWDDKRGKVKLNPLAAWTQDDVDAYVAQHGVLLNPLRQLGYTSIGCAPCTRAVAPGEDPRAGRWAGLDKTECGLHT; this comes from the coding sequence ATGAGCGCGCAGCTGCAGGACGAGGTCGCCCTGCGGGCGATCGTCGCCGACCAGGGCGCGAAGCTTGAGGGCGCGCACCCGTTCGACGTGCTCGACTGGGCCGGTGAGACGTTCGGTCCGGGGCTCGTGGTGGCGTCGTCGATGGGCGACGAGGTCCTCGTCCACCTGGCCGGCCGTGCGGTTCCCGGGGTCGACGTGATCTTCCTCGACACCGGGTACCACTTCGCCGAGACGATCGGGACGCGCGACGCGTACGCCGAGACGACCGACATCACGCTGCGCACGATCCTGCCGCTGCGCACGGTCGCGGAGCAGGACGCCGAGCACGGGCCCCGGCTCCACGACCGGGACCCGAACCTGTGCTGCGCCCTGCGCAAGGTCGAGCCGCTCGAACGCGGGCTCGCGCCGTACCGCGCCTGGGTCACCGGAATGCGCCGCGAGGACGCCCCGACCCGCACCGACATCGCGGTCGTCGGCTGGGACGACAAGCGCGGCAAGGTCAAGCTCAACCCGCTCGCGGCCTGGACGCAGGACGACGTCGACGCCTATGTCGCCCAGCACGGCGTGCTGCTCAACCCGCTGCGCCAGCTCGGGTACACGTCGATCGGGTGCGCGCCGTGCACCCGCGCCGTCGCACCGGGCGAGGACCCCCGGGCCGGTCGCTGGGCCGGCCTGGACAAGACGGAATGCGGGTTGCACACATGA
- a CDS encoding ABC transporter ATP-binding protein — MTATRTDHPLLPADLSVPDDPRPPAAVRLEQVSKDFGDTSRPPVLDRIDLTVAPGEFVCLVGASGCGKSTLLSMIAGLDAPTSGTVEVAAGRPALMFQEPALFPWLDAGQNVELALRLRGVPRGARAGEARRLLDLVHLDGASAKRVHELSGGMRQRVALARALAQEGRVLLMDEPFAALDAITRDVMHDELTRIWQETGLSVLFVTHNVREAVRLGQRVVLLSSRPGRVVREWTVGIPQPRRIEDPAVGDLSTEITEHLRREIVRHGR, encoded by the coding sequence ATGACCGCGACCAGGACGGACCACCCCCTGCTCCCCGCCGACCTCTCCGTGCCCGACGACCCGCGTCCGCCTGCCGCCGTGCGCCTCGAGCAGGTGTCCAAGGACTTCGGCGACACGAGTCGACCGCCCGTCCTGGACCGGATCGACCTGACGGTGGCCCCCGGCGAGTTCGTGTGCCTCGTCGGGGCGTCAGGATGCGGGAAGTCCACGCTGCTGTCGATGATCGCGGGGCTCGACGCGCCGACCTCGGGAACGGTCGAGGTCGCCGCCGGGCGACCGGCCCTGATGTTCCAGGAGCCCGCGCTGTTCCCCTGGCTCGACGCGGGCCAGAACGTCGAGCTCGCCCTGCGGTTGCGGGGGGTGCCGCGGGGCGCGCGTGCCGGCGAGGCACGTCGGCTGCTCGACCTCGTGCACCTCGACGGCGCGTCGGCCAAGCGCGTCCATGAGCTCTCCGGAGGGATGCGTCAACGCGTCGCGCTGGCCCGGGCCCTCGCCCAGGAGGGGCGCGTCCTGCTCATGGACGAGCCGTTCGCCGCTCTCGACGCGATCACGCGTGACGTCATGCACGACGAGCTGACGCGCATCTGGCAGGAGACGGGTCTCTCGGTCCTGTTCGTGACGCACAACGTGCGCGAGGCCGTCCGGCTCGGGCAGCGGGTCGTGCTCCTGTCCTCCCGGCCCGGTCGGGTCGTGCGGGAGTGGACAGTCGGCATCCCCCAGCCCAGGCGGATCGAGGACCCGGCGGTCGGCGACCTCTCGACCGAGATCACCGAGCACCTCCGACGGGAGATCGTCCGCCATGGCCGCTGA
- a CDS encoding nitrite/sulfite reductase, which translates to MAHTRIAPRAARNEGQWAFGDRELLNANEELKAADDGLNVRARIETVYSRDGFASIPGEDLRCRMRWWGLYTQRRPGIDGGRTATLEPHELDDEYFMLRVRCDGGRLTLRQLRVIGEISTELARGTADITDRQNIQLHWVRIEDVPEIWRRLEAVGLTTQEACGDVPRVILGSPVAGVAADEIIDGTPAIDAIHRRYIGDPAFSNLPRKFKTAISGSPHHDVVHEINDVSFVGVVHPELGPGFDLWVGGALAANPMLAVRLGAWVPLEAVPEVWEGVIGIFRDYGYRRLRNRARLKFLVADWGAEVFRDVLEQEYLGRRLDDGPEPPAPPLGRRDHVGVHPQRDGRFYVGAAPTVGRVSGPMLTSLVDLAERAGSDRVRLTVEQKVVVLDVAADRVDELVAGLEQLGLEVTGASTFRRGTMACTGLEFCKLAIVETKARGAALVDELERRLPTFEHPLTINLNGCPNSCARIQVADIGLKGVLAGGDEGFQVHLGGALGIDGRLGRTVRGLRITAEELPDYVERVATRFAAQREDDEAFAQWALRADEAELA; encoded by the coding sequence ATGGCGCACACCCGCATCGCACCGCGCGCGGCCAGGAACGAAGGCCAGTGGGCCTTCGGTGACCGCGAGCTGCTGAACGCGAACGAGGAGCTCAAGGCCGCCGACGACGGCCTCAACGTCCGCGCCCGCATCGAGACCGTGTACTCGCGGGACGGCTTCGCGTCGATCCCCGGCGAGGACCTGCGGTGTCGGATGCGCTGGTGGGGGCTGTACACCCAGCGCCGACCCGGCATCGACGGCGGCCGGACCGCGACCCTCGAGCCGCACGAGCTCGACGACGAGTACTTCATGCTGCGGGTGCGGTGCGACGGCGGTCGGCTGACCCTGCGCCAGCTCCGCGTGATCGGCGAGATCTCGACCGAGCTCGCCCGCGGCACGGCCGACATCACCGACCGGCAGAACATCCAGCTGCACTGGGTCCGCATCGAGGACGTGCCGGAGATCTGGCGCCGGCTCGAGGCCGTGGGGCTCACGACGCAGGAGGCCTGCGGCGACGTGCCGCGCGTCATCCTCGGCTCACCGGTGGCCGGGGTCGCCGCCGACGAGATCATCGACGGCACCCCCGCGATCGACGCGATCCACCGGCGCTACATCGGCGACCCGGCCTTCTCGAACCTGCCGCGCAAGTTCAAGACCGCGATCAGCGGCTCGCCGCACCACGACGTCGTCCACGAGATCAACGACGTGTCGTTCGTCGGTGTCGTCCACCCCGAGCTCGGCCCCGGGTTCGACCTGTGGGTCGGCGGGGCGCTGGCGGCCAACCCGATGCTCGCCGTCCGCCTCGGCGCCTGGGTGCCGCTCGAGGCGGTGCCCGAGGTCTGGGAGGGTGTCATCGGCATCTTCCGCGACTACGGCTACCGCCGCCTGCGCAACCGCGCACGGTTGAAGTTCCTGGTCGCCGACTGGGGCGCCGAGGTGTTCCGCGACGTGCTCGAGCAGGAGTACCTCGGCCGGCGCCTCGACGACGGTCCCGAGCCCCCCGCGCCCCCGCTCGGGCGTCGTGACCACGTGGGCGTGCACCCCCAGCGCGACGGCCGCTTCTACGTCGGTGCGGCGCCGACGGTCGGGCGGGTCAGCGGACCGATGCTGACGTCTCTCGTCGACCTCGCCGAGCGGGCCGGTAGCGACCGCGTCCGGCTCACGGTCGAGCAGAAGGTCGTCGTGCTCGACGTCGCGGCCGACCGGGTCGACGAACTGGTCGCCGGGCTCGAGCAGCTCGGTCTCGAGGTCACCGGCGCCTCGACGTTCCGGCGCGGGACGATGGCCTGCACGGGCCTCGAGTTCTGCAAGCTCGCGATCGTCGAGACCAAGGCGCGCGGTGCGGCGCTCGTCGACGAGCTCGAGCGGCGGCTCCCGACGTTCGAGCACCCGCTCACGATCAACCTCAACGGGTGCCCCAACTCCTGCGCACGGATCCAGGTCGCCGACATCGGCCTCAAGGGTGTCTTGGCGGGCGGCGACGAGGGTTTCCAGGTCCACCTCGGGGGCGCGCTCGGCATCGACGGCCGGCTCGGCCGGACGGTGCGCGGGCTGCGGATCACCGCGGAGGAGCTGCCCGACTACGTCGAGCGGGTCGCGACGCGGTTCGCAGCCCAGCGCGAGGATGACGAGGCGTTCGCGCAGTGGGCGCTGCGCGCCGACGAGGCGGAGCTCGCATGA